Proteins from a genomic interval of Leptospira kanakyensis:
- a CDS encoding TRAP transporter large permease: MGSWGILLLLLALILLRQPLIVLMGAITVYCYYFLPDPPLESFQELNSIIGDLFFAGDKEILLAIPLFIIAGNLMTHGSIARRLIRIAQAMTAPIPAGLAIAGVFSCGIFAAISGSSPVTLIAIGGLMYPSLTKAGYPTQFSMGLLASGGTLGIIIPPSIPMIVYAIMVGVSVTDLFIAGIGPGILLMSLLMIYSVFRAGNIGRGKWDWAEIRTAWKEGVLALLMPVVILGGIYSGFFTATESAAIAVFYAILVEVFIHKELSFPKIPKIMAESAEMLGILFLILILAVSLNKFMIENEIPQNLVATMSGQISSPVTFLIGVNILLLIVGMFMDIMSAILVLAPLLAPMAVNYGINPVHFGIIMIVNLEIGYLTPPVGVNLFVASGIFKQPLGKVIQSVAPIVGLFLIGLILISWIPEISLGLVGGEAAAPTP, encoded by the coding sequence ATGGGTTCTTGGGGAATACTCCTACTCTTACTTGCTTTAATTTTACTCAGGCAACCACTCATCGTACTTATGGGTGCCATCACTGTGTATTGTTATTATTTTTTACCAGACCCTCCTCTTGAGTCTTTCCAAGAACTCAATAGTATCATTGGAGATTTGTTCTTTGCGGGTGATAAAGAAATCCTTCTTGCGATTCCTCTTTTTATCATCGCAGGGAATTTGATGACCCATGGAAGTATTGCACGGCGACTCATTCGGATTGCCCAAGCGATGACAGCACCCATTCCTGCCGGCCTTGCCATTGCAGGGGTATTTTCTTGTGGGATCTTTGCTGCCATTTCTGGATCTTCACCGGTGACTCTCATTGCCATTGGTGGTCTGATGTATCCTTCCCTCACCAAAGCCGGATACCCAACGCAGTTTTCCATGGGCCTTCTTGCCTCTGGGGGAACTCTTGGAATCATCATTCCGCCGAGCATTCCTATGATTGTGTATGCAATTATGGTGGGAGTTTCTGTGACGGATCTTTTCATCGCAGGGATTGGTCCTGGAATTTTACTCATGTCTCTTCTTATGATTTATTCTGTATTTCGCGCAGGAAATATAGGACGTGGCAAATGGGACTGGGCAGAAATCCGTACCGCTTGGAAAGAAGGTGTTCTTGCCCTTCTTATGCCAGTGGTCATTCTTGGGGGAATCTATTCTGGATTTTTTACAGCGACAGAATCGGCAGCTATTGCGGTATTTTATGCCATCTTAGTGGAAGTGTTCATTCACAAAGAACTTAGTTTCCCTAAGATCCCTAAAATCATGGCAGAAAGTGCGGAGATGCTCGGAATTCTATTCCTCATTTTGATTTTGGCTGTGAGTTTGAATAAGTTCATGATCGAAAACGAAATTCCTCAGAATCTCGTGGCGACTATGTCTGGGCAAATCTCAAGCCCTGTGACCTTCCTCATCGGTGTGAACATTCTGTTACTCATCGTGGGAATGTTTATGGATATTATGAGTGCCATTCTCGTTCTTGCACCGTTACTGGCACCAATGGCAGTCAACTATGGAATCAATCCGGTTCACTTCGGAATCATTATGATTGTGAACTTGGAAATTGGTTACTTAACACCACCAGTGGGTGTGAACTTATTTGTGGCTTCTGGAATCTTCAAACAACCGTTAGGTAAAGTCATCCAATCGGTAGCTCCTATTGTGGGGTTATTTCTCATTGGCCTTATCCTGATCAGTTGGATTCCTGAGATCTCTCTTGGCCTTGTGGGCGGGGAAGCAGCAGCACCAACACCGTAA
- the purH gene encoding bifunctional phosphoribosylaminoimidazolecarboxamide formyltransferase/IMP cyclohydrolase, whose translation MIEIKRALVSVSDKAGITEICSFLAKNGVEILSTGGTYDALSKAGIPVKKVDEFTGFPEILHGRVKTLHPKIHGGLLGDTTNPDHVKQMESNGIVPITLVIVNLYPFVKTVMKPDVTLEDAIENIDIGGPSMLRSAAKNHKNVVVLTDPKDYESFQSEFTANKGKVSRETAFQYAAKVFSETASYDSAISTFFNKKLDIKYPDKITFAFNKKQKLRYGENPHQDAAFYEPLFIKSQFEALQGKELSFNNMLDFDAAFHVASLLPKNAVSIVKHLNPCGIAFGENVLESFELARKTDPISAFGGIIGIHGRVEKDAAEEITKNFVEGVIAESFSEEALEIFGKKPNIRLIPIAKFDEALDELDLRSLHHGLLIQNRDYDLITKDKLKIVSKKQPTADDLEGLMFAWNCVKFIKSNAIVYTDQNSTLGIGAGQMSRVDSVELGAMKAQKVGLSVVGSYVGSDAFFPFRDGIDAIAKVGAKAIIQPGGSIRDEEVIQAADEHGLIMVFTGMRHFRH comes from the coding sequence ATGATCGAAATCAAACGAGCACTCGTATCCGTATCCGACAAAGCCGGAATTACGGAGATATGTTCCTTCCTCGCCAAAAACGGAGTGGAAATTCTTTCCACAGGTGGAACTTATGATGCCCTCTCCAAAGCAGGAATTCCTGTCAAAAAAGTAGATGAGTTTACTGGTTTTCCAGAAATCCTACATGGCCGTGTGAAAACCCTCCATCCGAAAATTCATGGTGGCCTTCTTGGTGACACAACAAACCCAGACCATGTGAAACAGATGGAAAGTAATGGAATTGTTCCCATCACTCTTGTAATTGTGAACCTTTACCCATTTGTCAAAACAGTTATGAAACCAGATGTAACCCTTGAAGATGCGATCGAAAACATCGATATCGGTGGGCCGTCTATGCTTCGTTCGGCGGCAAAAAACCATAAAAATGTAGTGGTTCTTACTGACCCCAAAGACTACGAATCTTTCCAATCCGAGTTTACGGCAAACAAAGGAAAAGTATCAAGAGAGACCGCATTTCAGTACGCGGCCAAAGTATTTTCAGAAACTGCTTCTTACGACTCAGCCATCTCCACTTTCTTTAACAAAAAGTTGGATATCAAATACCCTGATAAAATCACTTTTGCCTTTAACAAAAAACAAAAACTTAGGTATGGTGAAAACCCACACCAAGACGCTGCGTTTTATGAACCGCTTTTTATCAAATCACAGTTTGAAGCCTTACAAGGAAAAGAACTCTCCTTCAACAATATGTTGGATTTTGATGCAGCCTTCCATGTAGCGAGCCTACTTCCCAAAAATGCGGTTTCGATCGTAAAACACTTAAACCCATGTGGGATTGCATTTGGGGAAAACGTCCTCGAATCCTTTGAACTAGCAAGAAAAACAGATCCAATTTCTGCTTTTGGTGGAATCATTGGAATCCATGGCCGAGTGGAAAAAGATGCGGCAGAGGAAATCACAAAGAACTTTGTGGAAGGTGTGATTGCTGAAAGTTTTTCAGAGGAAGCCTTGGAAATTTTCGGGAAAAAACCTAACATTCGTTTGATCCCTATTGCAAAATTTGACGAAGCTTTGGATGAACTCGATTTACGTTCTCTCCATCACGGACTTCTCATCCAAAATCGTGACTATGATCTCATCACAAAAGACAAACTGAAAATTGTTTCGAAAAAACAACCTACTGCAGATGACTTGGAAGGATTGATGTTTGCTTGGAACTGTGTGAAGTTTATCAAATCCAACGCCATTGTTTATACAGACCAAAACTCAACACTGGGAATTGGTGCGGGTCAAATGTCTCGTGTGGATTCTGTGGAACTCGGTGCGATGAAAGCTCAAAAAGTAGGACTTTCTGTTGTCGGATCTTATGTGGGTAGTGATGCCTTCTTTCCTTTCCGTGATGGAATTGATGCCATCGCCAAAGTGGGGGCAAAAGCCATCATCCAACCAGGTGGATCCATCCGTGATGAAGAAGTCATCCAAGCAGCTGATGAACATGGACTGATTATGGTTTTCACTGGAATGAGGCATTTCCGCCACTAA
- a CDS encoding DUF1574 domain-containing protein, giving the protein MKSKPFLLYPVVLFLFIFLVDKIFLLPVFHDEFLQAGNSVFYFQRKVLEKRLLNDPEATEKKLALVFGDSRSYPFSELGIPDPYKKNWTLYNFSSPQGIPMNSYIQLKKLLDLGIKPEFVILSLSPEAFDDHKGFILSPFLRMGCDKDCLDIVWKDIPLKEKWTYILDKVFTIRSVELNLSLFSSRLKRGKLKEYKSSHNQEFQLINYTKGEYLMYGVQSNPVEKIKKDTLRIGSLYMSSYTLGESQKPYVEAFLELTRKNKIKTLVLWPKVYGDYYQYFEKFHIKEVWWEPIESLSTSYGAYTLNWNKPGTCDLFNDASHQSAYCFIDQMKDIWVNYAEK; this is encoded by the coding sequence TTGAAATCAAAACCGTTTTTACTGTATCCAGTAGTTCTTTTTCTATTTATCTTTCTTGTGGATAAAATTTTTCTTTTGCCAGTCTTTCATGATGAATTTCTCCAGGCAGGTAATTCCGTTTTTTATTTCCAAAGAAAGGTTTTAGAAAAAAGGCTTTTGAATGATCCGGAAGCTACGGAAAAAAAACTAGCACTAGTATTTGGAGATTCACGTTCTTATCCTTTTTCTGAACTAGGAATTCCCGATCCTTATAAAAAAAATTGGACTCTCTATAATTTTAGTAGCCCACAAGGAATTCCGATGAATTCCTATATCCAACTGAAAAAACTTTTGGATTTGGGAATCAAACCAGAGTTTGTCATTCTTTCTCTCAGTCCCGAAGCCTTTGATGATCACAAAGGGTTTATCCTTTCTCCATTTTTACGAATGGGTTGTGATAAAGATTGTTTGGACATCGTTTGGAAAGACATTCCTTTAAAAGAAAAATGGACTTACATCTTAGATAAAGTTTTTACCATTCGTAGTGTAGAACTCAATCTTTCTCTCTTTAGTTCACGCCTCAAAAGGGGGAAACTAAAAGAATATAAATCTTCTCATAACCAAGAATTCCAACTCATCAACTATACCAAAGGTGAATATTTGATGTATGGAGTGCAGTCCAATCCAGTAGAAAAAATCAAAAAAGATACACTTAGGATTGGAAGTCTGTATATGAGTAGTTACACTTTGGGAGAGTCTCAAAAACCTTATGTGGAAGCATTTTTAGAGCTCACTCGTAAAAACAAAATCAAAACTTTGGTTCTTTGGCCAAAAGTATATGGTGATTATTATCAGTATTTTGAAAAGTTTCATATAAAAGAAGTTTGGTGGGAGCCAATTGAATCTCTTTCCACTTCTTACGGTGCTTATACACTCAATTGGAACAAACCAGGAACTTGTGATTTATTTAATGATGCCTCTCATCAATCGGCATATTGTTTTATTGACCAAATGAAAGATATTTGGGTAAATTACGCTGAAAAATAG
- a CDS encoding TRAP transporter small permease: MKFVERILNTLSFGEKWAGGICFLLLTLLMIADVSKREVIDKVFNWIIEITEAYPNTGIAGFMGDWSVYIAESIHSGSTGFIEWLGLGGIIWAQKLSLYFMLWGGLFGSALASAKGSHLRPEIADKVLPKKLLPYVKVIEQWVISFFFLFLAYLSVIYVLESITLDEVNPVTEIHLWKVQVIFPYIFLSMGFRHLCYGIFPALIPSDINEATEALELAEKELSESNSRGNH, from the coding sequence ATGAAATTCGTCGAACGAATTCTAAATACTTTAAGTTTCGGCGAGAAATGGGCGGGGGGAATCTGTTTCCTTCTGCTCACTCTTCTCATGATTGCTGACGTTTCCAAACGAGAGGTAATCGATAAAGTTTTTAATTGGATCATAGAAATCACGGAAGCCTATCCCAATACTGGTATTGCCGGTTTTATGGGAGATTGGAGTGTTTACATTGCAGAATCCATTCATAGCGGATCCACAGGATTTATTGAGTGGCTCGGCCTTGGTGGGATCATTTGGGCACAAAAACTTTCCCTCTATTTTATGTTATGGGGTGGACTTTTCGGTTCTGCTCTTGCGAGTGCAAAGGGTTCACACCTTCGTCCTGAAATTGCAGACAAAGTATTACCAAAAAAACTTTTACCTTATGTTAAGGTAATCGAACAGTGGGTAATTTCTTTTTTCTTTTTATTTCTCGCATACCTATCTGTCATTTATGTTCTAGAAAGTATCACCTTAGATGAAGTGAATCCTGTAACGGAGATTCACTTATGGAAAGTACAAGTTATTTTTCCTTACATCTTTCTCTCTATGGGTTTCAGACATTTGTGTTACGGAATTTTTCCAGCACTCATTCCTTCCGATATCAATGAAGCTACAGAAGCTTTGGAACTTGCGGAAAAAGAACTTTCCGAATCTAATTCACGGGGGAATCACTAA
- a CDS encoding HPP family protein has product MSRPKRSLRFAIWSLISSSVAIWSILAITNLSGHSLLIGSFGATAVLLFAVPDAPLSQPRNLIGGHLISATIAVILVATLGTNFFTIGFSVGLSIFVMYMSHTLHPPGGATAMIGVLGGVGVDFIIFPVFIGVMILLVNALVVNNLVHHRKYPVVWL; this is encoded by the coding sequence GTGAGTCGTCCCAAAAGATCCCTTCGATTTGCGATTTGGAGTTTGATTAGTAGCAGTGTGGCCATCTGGTCAATTTTAGCCATTACGAACTTGTCTGGGCATTCTCTTCTGATTGGTTCTTTTGGAGCTACGGCTGTGTTACTTTTCGCTGTACCGGATGCACCGCTTTCCCAACCTAGAAATTTAATTGGCGGTCATTTGATCTCTGCCACCATTGCGGTCATCCTTGTGGCCACTCTCGGAACCAATTTTTTTACCATAGGATTTTCAGTGGGGCTTTCAATTTTTGTGATGTATATGTCTCACACCTTACACCCACCAGGTGGGGCGACGGCTATGATTGGAGTTCTTGGAGGAGTGGGAGTTGACTTTATTATTTTTCCCGTATTTATCGGGGTAATGATTTTACTTGTGAATGCGCTCGTAGTGAATAATTTGGTGCACCACCGAAAGTATCCGGTGGTGTGGTTGTAA
- a CDS encoding J domain-containing protein codes for MDKKLLLNDSLHFLGLGPGFTESELKESYHKLAKKYHPDSGEFTSDVMFVELNKHYESLKDHLLIHPEEETFSFGSGEASDPKIQTSKPSKDPVFHEYKMAKEKETEAILRYYEKRNLHPIELSENLNKELIQLRKDLEPVLSVYVEILKNHSTSLWANDAKDSLERLRVWLR; via the coding sequence ATGGACAAAAAATTACTGTTAAATGATTCCCTTCACTTTTTAGGCCTTGGCCCAGGGTTTACCGAATCTGAACTCAAAGAATCTTATCATAAACTAGCCAAAAAATATCACCCTGATTCGGGTGAGTTTACTAGCGATGTGATGTTTGTGGAACTAAACAAACATTATGAATCCTTAAAGGATCATCTTCTCATCCATCCCGAAGAGGAAACTTTTTCCTTCGGAAGTGGGGAGGCTTCTGATCCAAAAATACAAACTTCCAAACCATCCAAAGATCCAGTTTTCCATGAATACAAAATGGCTAAGGAAAAGGAAACTGAGGCGATCTTACGATATTATGAAAAACGAAATCTTCATCCCATAGAACTTTCGGAAAACTTAAATAAGGAATTGATCCAACTCAGAAAAGATTTGGAACCTGTTCTTTCTGTCTATGTGGAGATTTTAAAAAACCATTCCACAAGTCTTTGGGCAAACGATGCCAAAGATTCTTTGGAACGACTCCGCGTTTGGTTGCGTTAA
- a CDS encoding flagellar protein FlgN yields the protein MISSKHSFKQLLEKKIQYLDSLITNLKREEELLSYRDADSAVKIEFKNEIIVRKLEAVDRELWEKGDKEIHTEEEIAISETVFQRLDEARNLQEKVQELLVFEMNESKKEYWEFSIKRRLKSHLVQSSGLSWTKNYC from the coding sequence ATGATTTCTTCCAAACACTCATTCAAACAACTTCTGGAAAAAAAGATCCAATATTTAGATTCACTCATCACCAATCTGAAACGAGAAGAAGAACTTCTGTCTTATCGTGATGCAGATTCGGCTGTAAAAATTGAATTTAAAAATGAAATCATTGTTCGGAAATTGGAAGCTGTTGACCGGGAACTTTGGGAAAAAGGGGATAAAGAAATTCATACGGAAGAAGAAATTGCCATTTCTGAAACTGTATTCCAACGTTTGGATGAAGCAAGAAATCTGCAAGAGAAGGTACAAGAATTACTTGTTTTCGAAATGAATGAGAGTAAAAAAGAATATTGGGAATTCAGTATCAAACGTAGATTGAAATCGCATTTGGTGCAATCTTCTGGCCTCTCATGGACAAAAAATTACTGTTAA
- the fliS gene encoding flagellar export chaperone FliS, whose amino-acid sequence MSLARKTGASAYNEYKANEISTVSQIKLIVMLFDGAIRFLGVAKDNMTPRKYDVVNNNIIKTQDIITELLLSLNMEEGKEVANNLLSLYVYLKKRLLEANMRKDKAIIEECIKILIELKISWEELEKKDTPNPSAAPGTRPTGISITG is encoded by the coding sequence ATGTCGCTTGCGAGAAAAACTGGTGCCTCTGCTTACAATGAATACAAAGCCAATGAGATATCTACCGTTAGCCAAATCAAACTGATTGTGATGCTCTTTGACGGAGCCATCCGATTCCTAGGTGTGGCAAAAGACAATATGACTCCTCGAAAATACGATGTTGTGAACAACAATATCATCAAAACCCAAGACATCATCACAGAACTCTTACTTTCTCTCAATATGGAAGAGGGGAAAGAAGTCGCAAACAATCTACTGTCCTTATATGTTTATTTGAAAAAACGTTTGCTCGAAGCCAATATGCGTAAGGACAAAGCCATCATCGAAGAGTGTATCAAAATCCTGATCGAGTTAAAAATCTCTTGGGAAGAGTTAGAGAAAAAGGACACTCCGAATCCTAGTGCAGCACCTGGCACACGACCTACAGGAATTTCCATCACCGGTTAA
- the fsa gene encoding fructose-6-phosphate aldolase: MNLFLDTANIDEIKKVHELGLLDGITTNPSIIAKSGRKFTEVIKEICSFVKGPVSAEVLATDAPTMIKEGLELSKIAENVVVKVPLIPEGIKAVNAFAEKGIRTNVTLCFTANQALLAAKAGASFISPFVGRLDDIGYDGLELISEIRDIYDNYGIETQILAASVRHPIHFKEVALRGADCVTLPYSVFEMLFKHPLTDSGLAKFVEDSKKLNW, encoded by the coding sequence ATGAATTTATTTTTAGACACAGCCAACATTGACGAAATCAAAAAAGTCCATGAACTTGGCCTCCTAGACGGGATCACCACAAACCCATCCATCATCGCAAAATCCGGCCGTAAGTTCACGGAAGTCATCAAAGAAATTTGTAGTTTTGTTAAAGGACCTGTGAGTGCAGAAGTTCTTGCAACTGATGCTCCCACAATGATCAAAGAAGGTTTAGAACTTTCTAAAATTGCAGAAAACGTTGTGGTCAAAGTTCCCCTCATTCCAGAAGGAATCAAAGCCGTAAATGCATTTGCTGAAAAAGGAATTAGAACCAACGTAACTCTTTGTTTCACTGCCAACCAAGCTCTACTTGCTGCCAAAGCGGGTGCTAGTTTTATCTCTCCTTTTGTGGGACGTTTGGATGATATTGGTTACGATGGATTGGAACTCATTTCTGAAATCCGAGACATTTATGACAACTATGGAATTGAAACACAAATCCTTGCAGCATCGGTTCGTCACCCTATCCACTTCAAAGAAGTAGCCCTTCGCGGAGCAGATTGTGTGACCCTTCCTTACTCTGTATTTGAAATGCTTTTCAAACACCCACTCACTGACAGTGGACTTGCGAAATTCGTAGAAGATTCTAAAAAACTAAACTGGTAA
- the purN gene encoding phosphoribosylglycinamide formyltransferase: MGKIKRVVFLASGRGSNFTASVEYIRKKKLKSDLVALVTDNPEAKALGIAKSFGIPTKVIPYVTYPQKIDYHKDLLAEVETLDPDLIVACGYMRILKPEFVRRFRNRIINVHPSLLPAFPGLDSQKQALDYGVKVAGCTVHFVEEGVDTGPIILQKAIAIAPEWTEKELSLAILAEEHKILPLAIQLFCEDKLKIKERKVEILK; this comes from the coding sequence ATGGGAAAAATAAAACGTGTAGTTTTTTTGGCCTCGGGAAGAGGGTCCAATTTTACCGCTTCCGTCGAGTACATTCGTAAAAAAAAGCTAAAGTCCGACCTGGTGGCCCTTGTGACAGACAACCCGGAAGCAAAAGCCCTAGGCATCGCCAAATCCTTTGGAATCCCCACAAAGGTCATTCCCTATGTTACCTATCCCCAAAAGATCGATTACCATAAGGACTTACTAGCGGAAGTGGAAACTCTCGACCCAGATCTGATTGTGGCCTGCGGATATATGCGAATTCTGAAACCAGAATTTGTTCGCAGGTTCAGAAATAGGATCATCAATGTCCATCCAAGTCTTCTCCCCGCCTTTCCTGGCCTCGATTCCCAAAAACAAGCATTGGATTATGGGGTCAAGGTTGCAGGTTGTACGGTTCACTTTGTGGAAGAAGGTGTGGATACAGGTCCCATCATTTTGCAAAAAGCGATTGCCATTGCCCCCGAATGGACTGAAAAAGAACTATCCCTTGCAATCCTTGCGGAAGAACATAAAATCCTTCCGCTCGCTATACAACTGTTTTGTGAAGATAAATTAAAAATCAAAGAACGAAAGGTAGAAATCCTAAAATGA
- a CDS encoding pseudouridine synthase, translated as MRINAFLAKLGLGSRRKVEELVLAGRIKVNGSTITDLSFQVTESDSVSFDGKSVQMVEESLKRPKIIAFNKPPGFLTSHEDKFHENTIFSLLPESFQKYNYAGRLDLDSRGLLLLSIDGDFIQKVTHPRNKIDKEYIISLKQPVAWKPIADEFMLGVREGGETLRALSVKPANVVPEKTNPGFTSYLSIILKEGKKRQIRRMCKAKEMVVLDLYRIRIGKLDLRDFVLEEGKYKVVTEEQVLGKPAS; from the coding sequence ATGAGGATCAACGCATTTCTTGCCAAATTAGGTCTCGGTTCCCGTCGGAAAGTGGAAGAATTGGTCCTCGCTGGCCGAATCAAAGTGAATGGAAGTACCATTACGGATCTTTCCTTTCAAGTCACAGAATCTGATTCTGTTAGTTTTGATGGCAAATCGGTACAAATGGTAGAGGAATCTCTCAAACGACCGAAAATCATAGCCTTCAACAAACCGCCTGGATTTTTAACTTCCCACGAAGATAAGTTCCATGAGAATACCATCTTTTCGCTTCTGCCGGAAAGTTTCCAAAAATACAATTATGCGGGCCGTTTGGATTTAGATTCTCGTGGACTTTTACTTTTATCCATTGATGGGGATTTCATCCAAAAAGTCACACATCCCAGAAACAAAATTGATAAAGAATACATCATCAGTTTGAAACAACCTGTGGCTTGGAAACCAATTGCCGATGAATTTATGTTAGGTGTGAGAGAGGGTGGGGAAACACTTAGAGCACTTTCCGTAAAACCTGCCAATGTGGTTCCCGAAAAAACGAACCCTGGGTTTACTAGTTATCTCAGTATCATTTTAAAAGAAGGTAAAAAACGACAAATCCGCCGGATGTGTAAAGCTAAGGAAATGGTGGTTTTGGATCTCTATCGAATTCGGATCGGGAAGTTGGATTTGAGGGATTTTGTTCTGGAGGAAGGCAAATACAAAGTGGTTACCGAGGAGCAGGTTCTTGGGAAACCGGCTTCTTAA